One Pithys albifrons albifrons isolate INPA30051 chromosome 17, PitAlb_v1, whole genome shotgun sequence genomic window carries:
- the FZD10 gene encoding frizzled-10 — MGPAARNAGRTVLVLCWLSGFCAGISSMDIDRPGDGRCQPIEIPMCKDIGYNMTRMPNLMGHENQREAAIQLHEFAPLVEYGCHSHLKFFLCSLYAPMCTEQVSTPIPACRVMCEQARLKCSPIMEQFNFKWPDSLDCSKLPNKNDPNYLCMEAPNNGSDEPPRGSSMLPPMFRPQRPSSGHDLQQHKDSLSRTSCENPGKFHHVEKSASCAPLCTPGVDVYWSRDDKQFAVIWIAIWSILCFFSSAFTVLTFLIDPQRFKYPERPIIFLSMCYCVYSVGYIIRLFSGAESIACDRDSGQLYVIQEGLESTGCTIVFLVLYYFGMASSLWWVILTLTWFLAAGKKWGHEAIEANSSYFHLAAWAIPAVKTIMILVMRRVAGDELTGLCYVGSMDVNALTGFVLIPLACYLIIGTSFILSGFVALFHIRRVMKTGGENTDKLEKLMVRIGVFSVLYTVPATCVIACYFYERLNMDYWKIVATQQKCKMNNQTKNLDCMMNNSIPAVEIFMVKIFMLLVVGITSGMWIWTSKTLQSWQNVCSRRLKKRSRRKPASVITSSGIYKKPQHPQKNHLAKYESTLQPPTCV; from the coding sequence ATGGGGCCGGCGGCGAGGAACGCCGGCAGGACCGTCCTGGTGCTCTGCTGGCTGAGCGGCTTCTGCGCCGGCATCAGCTCCATGGACATCGACCGCCCCGGCGACGGGAGGTGCCAGCCGATAGAGATCCCCATGTGCAAGGATATTGGCTACAACATGACGAGGATGCCGAACCTGATGGGGCACGAAAACCAGAGGGAAGCTGCCATCCAGCTGCACGAGTTTGCCCCCTTGGTGGAGTACGGCTGCCACAGCCATCTGAAatttttcctctgctccctctACGCGCCGATGTGCACTGAGCAGGTTTCTACCCCAATCCCAGCCTGCAGGGTGATGTGCGAGCAGGCGAGGCTGAAGTGCTCCCCTATTATGGAGCAGTTCAATTTTAAATGGCCAGACTCGTTGGACTGCAGCAAACTGCCCAACAAGAACGACCCCAATTACCTGTGCATGGAAGCCCCCAACAACGGGTCCGATGAGCCACCCAGAGGATCCAGCATGCTGCCACCCATGTTTCGTCCACAGCGGCCCAGCAGTGGCCACGACCTACAGCAGCATAAGGACAGTCTCAGCAGAACCTCCTGCGAAAATCCTGGCAAGTTCCACCATGTGGAAAAGAGCGCTTCCTGCGCGCCGCTCTGCACTCCAGGGGTTGATGTTTACTGGAGCAGGGATGACAAACAGTTCGCTGTCATTTGGATTGCCATCTGGTCCATTCTGTGCTTCTTCTCCAGTGCTTTCACTGTACTCACGTTTCTGATAGATCCTCAGCGTTTCAAGTACCCCGAGAGGCCCATTATCTTCCTCTCAATGTGCTACTGTGTCTACTCAGTGGGGTACATCATTCGCCTCTTTTCAGGTGCTGAAAGTATTGCCTGTGATAGGGACAGCGGCCAGCTCTATGTCATCCAGGAGGGACTGGAGAGCACTGGCTGCACCATTGTGTTCCTGGTTCTGTATTACTTTGGTATGGCAAGTTCCTTGTGGTGGGTTATCTTGACTTTAACTTGGTTTCTCGCAGCTGGGAAAAAGTGGGGACATGAAGCAATCGAAGCAAACAGTAGCTACTTTCACTTGGCAGCATGGGCCATTCCAGCTGTGAAGACCATAATGATCCTAGTTATGAGAAGGGTGGCTGGAGACGAGCTGACAGGGTTGTGCTATGTTGGCAGCATGGATGTGAATGCCTTGACGGGGTTTGTACTCATTCCTTTGGCTTGTTATCTAATCATTGGCacttcttttattctttctgggTTTGTGGCCCTTTTTCATATCAGGAGGGTGATGAAAACAGGTGGAGAAAACACAGACAAGCTGGAGAAACTTATGGTCAGGATTGGTGTCTTCTCAGTCTTGTATACAGTGCCTGCAACTTGTGTGATAGCTTGCTATTTTTATGAAAGACTGAATATGGATTATTGGAAAATTGTGGCAACTCAGCAGAAATGCAAGATGAACAACCAGACTAAAAATTTAGACTGCATGATGAATAATTCTATTCCAGCAGTAGAAATCTTTATGGTCAAAATTTTTATGTTATTAGTTGTGGGCATTACTAGTGGTATGTGGATCTGGACTTCCAAGACTCTTCAATCCTGGCAAAATGTTTGTAGTCGGAGATTAAAGAAGAGGAGTAGGAGAAAACCAGCAAGTGTTATTACAAGTAGTGGAATCTACAAAAAACCTCAACATCCACAGAAAAATCACCTTGCAAAATATGAATCGACTTTACAACCACCCACTTGTGTGTGA